Proteins encoded within one genomic window of Thermostichus vulcanus str. 'Rupite':
- the psbD gene encoding photosystem II D2 protein (photosystem q(a) protein) translates to MTIAVGRVRQERGWFDIVDDWLKRDRFVFIGWSGLLLFPCAYLALGGWLTGTTFVTSWYTHGLASSYLEGANFLTVAVSTPADSMGHSLLLLWGPEAQGDFTRWCQIGGLWTFVALHGAFGLIGFMLRQFEIARLVGVRPYNAIAFSAPIAVFVSVFLMYPLGQSSWFFAPSFGVAGIFRFLLFFQGFHNWTLNPFHMMGVAGVLGGALLCAIHGATVENTLFRDGEGASTFRAFEPTQSEETYSMVTANRFWSQIFGIAFSNKRWLHFFMLFVPVTGLWMASIGVVGLALNLRAYDFISQETRAAEDPEFETFYTKNILLNEGIRAWMAPQDQPHERFEFPEEVLPRGNAL, encoded by the coding sequence ATGACCATAGCGGTAGGACGCGTGCGTCAGGAGCGAGGATGGTTCGACATCGTCGACGACTGGCTCAAGCGCGACAGATTTGTGTTTATCGGCTGGTCCGGCCTGTTGCTGTTTCCCTGCGCCTACTTGGCCTTGGGGGGCTGGCTGACCGGCACCACCTTTGTGACCTCCTGGTACACCCACGGGTTGGCCAGTTCCTACTTGGAGGGGGCCAACTTTCTGACGGTGGCAGTTTCCACGCCTGCCGACAGCATGGGCCACAGCCTGTTGCTGTTGTGGGGCCCGGAAGCGCAAGGGGACTTCACCCGTTGGTGCCAAATCGGGGGTCTGTGGACCTTTGTGGCTTTGCACGGAGCCTTTGGCCTGATTGGCTTCATGCTGCGGCAATTTGAGATTGCCCGCTTGGTGGGGGTACGCCCCTACAACGCCATCGCCTTCAGTGCCCCGATTGCGGTGTTTGTGAGCGTGTTTTTGATGTACCCCTTGGGGCAGAGCAGCTGGTTTTTTGCCCCCAGCTTTGGGGTAGCAGGGATTTTCCGGTTTCTGCTGTTTTTCCAAGGGTTCCACAACTGGACCTTGAACCCGTTCCACATGATGGGAGTAGCGGGTGTGTTGGGAGGAGCGCTGCTGTGTGCCATTCATGGGGCGACGGTGGAGAACACCCTGTTCCGGGATGGGGAAGGAGCGAGCACCTTCCGGGCGTTTGAACCAACCCAGTCGGAAGAGACCTATTCGATGGTGACGGCGAACCGGTTTTGGAGCCAGATATTTGGGATTGCGTTTTCCAACAAGCGGTGGCTGCACTTTTTCATGTTGTTTGTGCCGGTGACGGGTCTGTGGATGGCCAGCATTGGGGTTGTGGGGTTGGCGTTGAACCTGCGGGCGTATGACTTTATCAGTCAGGAGACGCGGGCGGCGGAGGACCCTGAGTTTGAGACGTTCTACACGAAGAACATCTTGTTGAACGAGGGGATCCGGGCCTGGATGGCGCCGCAGGATCAGCCGCATGAGCGCTTTGAGTTCCCTGAAGAGGTGCTCCCCCGCGGCAATGCTCTGTAA
- the glgA gene encoding glycogen synthase GlgA: MVQARILFASAEAAPLAKVGGMADVVGSLPSVLRGFGQDVRIIMPFYGFLWEQFGEEPGQYRRSKEPIWAKQVMGQVAEIYESVLPGTDVPLYLVSHYCFAPHRIYYGEDEFWRFTFFANAVAEFAWTYYPWKPNIIHCHDWHTAMIPAWMHQASDIGTVFTIHNLAYQGPWRWQLERMTWIPWYFSAHNAMAAGILYADQVNTVSPTYAMEIRTPLHGEGLQDLLAWKGERLRGILNGIDLDKVDPSTDPALEATFSLSDLRGRAVNKAALQTQTGLAVNPEVFTLGMVARLVEQKGIDLLIQALDRFLAYSDAQCVVLGSGEAYYEGRIREMAERHPGKMSYQQGYQPKLAQLIYGGADAFLMPSRFEPCGISQMIAMRYGCVPIVRRTGGLVDTVSHHVPSKGIGTGYCFDRYEALDFYTCLARAWEAFQHKETWQALQKRGMATDFSWQRSALEYLRMYELILNLPLLPEATPSKGSEPVQGNSHSKITHDSNPPSPAKPRSTFPKR; this comes from the coding sequence GTGGTTCAAGCCAGGATTTTGTTCGCGTCGGCTGAGGCAGCACCACTGGCCAAGGTGGGAGGAATGGCAGATGTGGTGGGATCCCTGCCCTCGGTTTTGCGGGGGTTCGGCCAGGATGTACGTATTATCATGCCCTTCTACGGATTTCTATGGGAACAATTTGGTGAAGAACCAGGACAATACCGGCGCTCCAAGGAGCCGATTTGGGCTAAACAAGTGATGGGTCAGGTGGCAGAGATCTATGAAAGTGTTCTGCCTGGCACGGATGTACCCTTATACCTGGTGAGCCACTATTGCTTTGCTCCCCATCGTATTTATTACGGGGAGGATGAGTTTTGGCGCTTCACCTTTTTTGCCAATGCTGTCGCTGAATTCGCCTGGACCTATTACCCTTGGAAGCCCAACATCATCCACTGCCACGATTGGCACACGGCCATGATCCCGGCCTGGATGCACCAAGCCTCTGATATTGGTACGGTCTTCACCATTCACAACTTGGCCTACCAAGGGCCTTGGCGCTGGCAACTGGAACGCATGACCTGGATACCTTGGTACTTTTCCGCCCACAACGCCATGGCCGCTGGAATCCTTTATGCTGATCAGGTAAATACCGTTTCTCCCACTTATGCGATGGAGATCCGCACCCCTTTACACGGTGAAGGCTTACAGGATCTGCTGGCCTGGAAAGGGGAACGCCTGCGGGGGATCCTGAATGGCATTGATCTGGACAAGGTGGATCCCAGTACGGATCCGGCTCTGGAAGCCACCTTTAGCCTCTCAGATTTGCGGGGAAGGGCAGTCAACAAAGCAGCCCTACAGACTCAAACGGGTTTAGCGGTTAATCCCGAGGTCTTCACACTGGGGATGGTAGCCCGTTTGGTGGAGCAAAAGGGCATTGATCTGTTAATCCAAGCTCTGGATCGCTTTTTGGCCTACAGCGATGCCCAATGTGTGGTGCTGGGTAGCGGTGAAGCCTACTATGAGGGTCGGATACGGGAAATGGCCGAGCGGCATCCTGGCAAGATGTCCTATCAGCAGGGTTACCAACCGAAGTTAGCGCAATTGATCTACGGGGGAGCGGATGCTTTTCTGATGCCCAGCCGCTTTGAGCCTTGTGGCATTAGCCAGATGATCGCCATGCGCTACGGTTGTGTGCCGATCGTGCGGCGAACCGGTGGGCTGGTGGATACCGTGAGCCATCATGTGCCCAGCAAAGGGATAGGTACGGGTTACTGTTTTGACCGCTACGAAGCCCTAGACTTTTATACTTGTCTGGCGCGGGCCTGGGAGGCTTTCCAGCACAAGGAAACCTGGCAAGCTCTGCAAAAGCGGGGCATGGCCACCGATTTTAGTTGGCAGCGATCCGCTCTGGAATACCTGCGTATGTACGAGCTTATCCTCAACCTGCCATTGCTACCGGAAGCAACCCCCTCCAAGGGATCCGAACCCGTTCAGGGCAACTCCCACAGTAAAATCACCCACGACTCAAATCCTCCTAGCCCCGCGAAGCCCCGCTCTACTTTCCCTAAACGTTAA
- the rsmD gene encoding 16S rRNA (guanine(966)-N(2))-methyltransferase RsmD, which translates to MSLRISGKRELQTPEGLATRPTPSRVRQALFNILQGRVEGCRWLDLCCGAGTIGAEALCQGAAFVAGIEIAAPACRIIRANWAKVAQPEQSFQVIQGDARKLLNRGLTWDPFDYVYFAPPYEAGLYAPLLPLIPPLLKPEQGILIVEHRTGYDLPEQVGSLLRSDQRTYGQTTLAFYRDLTDWL; encoded by the coding sequence AGCTTACGAATTAGCGGCAAACGAGAATTGCAAACCCCAGAGGGTTTGGCGACCCGGCCCACGCCTTCTCGGGTACGGCAGGCGTTGTTCAACATCTTGCAAGGGCGGGTGGAAGGCTGCCGCTGGCTGGATCTCTGCTGTGGAGCTGGAACAATAGGAGCAGAAGCCCTCTGTCAGGGGGCTGCTTTCGTGGCAGGGATCGAAATTGCTGCCCCTGCCTGCCGGATTATTCGGGCCAACTGGGCGAAAGTGGCACAGCCGGAGCAATCGTTTCAGGTGATTCAGGGGGATGCCCGTAAACTGCTCAATCGCGGATTGACATGGGATCCCTTCGACTACGTTTATTTTGCTCCCCCCTATGAGGCGGGGCTGTATGCTCCCCTGCTGCCTCTCATTCCACCCCTGCTCAAGCCGGAACAAGGGATCCTAATCGTCGAGCATCGCACTGGTTACGACCTCCCCGAACAGGTGGGATCCCTGCTGCGGTCTGACCAGCGCACCTACGGGCAAACCACTCTGGCTTTTTACCGTGACCTGACAGACTGGCTCTAG